The sequence GCGAGTTTGGCAGGTAAGCAACTGTCGGTGGTGGCCGACACCTTCCTCAACTATTTGCTGGAAGAAAGTCATCCGATGGCGCAAAAACTCTTACCAGACATCAAGCTCGCCACTGCCACCACGTTAGAAGAAACCGATCCTGAATTGGTGACCTCTAGCAAGTAGAGGCCCGGCACATTTGTCAGCTATTGGTCAGCAGGTAAATTCAGTGCCCGCAGCCTCTGCTCGCTATGTCTAGCGCATTGAGTCACCCAACCGCGATCGCTTCAGCAAAGGTACTTGTTCTTAGCAACCCCAATCGTTAGAGTTGGGCAGTGCCTAACCCCTACAATCCCTTGGCTATCTGGAGAGCTGATTTCAGCGGACAGCCTTAATCACGCACAACTTGACGGATGACCTCGCCCTGGGCGTTGTAGATTTGGATATCTAACGGCATTTGTCCCGCCGCGTGGGTCGAGCAAGAGAGACACGGGTCGTAACAGCGAATTCCCGCCTCTACGCGATTCAAGAAGCCTTCTTGAATCTCTTCCCCGTGGATGTAGTGCTGGGCAATTTGCTTCACAGTTTTGTTCATCGCCAGGTTGTTGTTGCCGGTGGCGATAATCAAATTCACTTTTTCGAGCAGACCGTTTTCATCCACCTTGTAATGGTGGAACAGGGTACCACGCGGCGCTTCGCTGACCCCGATCGCTTCCAACTCGTTGACCCCCGCCTCAGCCCGACAGCGATCGGACATCAGTTCAGGATCATCCATGTACTCTTCGATTTTTTCCAGGCAGGCCAGGATCTCAATGAGACGGGCGTAATGGTACAAGAACGACGAGGTGGGTATACCACCGGCATAATTGCGGAACTCCTGCAATTCGGCGTTGGCTTTCGGGGTGTCGATGTGGGTGCAGTTATTTAACCGGGCGAGTGGCCCCACCCGATACAACCCGTCGGGATACCCCAAGGCTTTGTAATAGGGAAATTTCAGATACGACCAGTCTTCCACCGCTTCGCCCACGAAGTCGGCGTAGTCGTCTTCGCTGAGGTTATCCTGCACGATGTTGCCTTCGCTGTCGGTAAAGCGGAGATGGCCGTCGTAGTGCTCCCACGCGCCGCCTTTGCCCACCAAGCTCATGAACAGCGAGGGGAATTGACCGAAGACCTGGACCTCCTCTTTCATCGGGCCGTTGATCAGCTGTTTGAAAATGTCCAGTCCTTTCTGAGCCGTTTCGAGGGATTCGGGGAGGCGCTCTAAAATCCAGGAACGACCTTCCGCAGAGAGGGGCGATCGCACCCCGCCGGGGACGGTCCACGCGGCGTGAATCTTGCGGCCCCCGAGGATTTCAATCACCTGTTGACCAAATTGCCGCAGGCGAATGCCCGCGCGGGCCAGATCGGGATCCGCCGCGATCAGGCCGAAAACATTGCGCTTCGCGGGGTCACTGTCCCAACCCAGTAAAAAGTCAGGGCTGCTGAGGTGAAAAAAGGACAGCGCATGGGATTGCGTGATTTGCCCCAAATTCAGCAGCCGCCGCAATTTGTCTGCCGCCTTCGGAATTTTAACCGCGAGAATTTTGTCGCCGGTTTTAGCGGCACAAATCAGGTGACTCACCGGGCAAATGCCGCAAATGCGGGCAGTGATGCCTGCCATTTCCGTAAAGGGACGGCCTTCGCAAAATTTTTCGAACCCGCGATACTCCACCACGTGGAAACGGGTATCGGTGACCTCGCCCGCGTCATCCAACATGACGGAGATTTTGGCGTGGCCCTCAATGCGGGTGATGGGATCGATAACGACAGTTTTAGACATGGATGATGGCCTCCCTTCGACGGTCGGTGTGGGGGAATGGGTGGGGTCGGTAAACGTAGAACAAGGCTTAAGCGATCGCGGGATCCCCCCTGCCCCCCTTCACAAGGGGGGTGGCGTAGCCGGGGGGATCGTCAGGATATACACACTCAGGCTGACGGTATATCCGCCGCCACCTCAAAGTGGAACCTAATCCTCGTAGATGCGCGCTTCGGGAGCGTCAGGATTTTCTTCGAGGTATTTATCGAAACTGGTCTTTTCGGGATTTTGATGCTGGTGGGAAACTTCCGCCTGCATTTCTTCGACAACGTCCCACGCAGCCGCGCAATCAGGCGAACTGTCGCCCTTTTCGGCGCAGATGGCTCGCGCATCGGCGCGCGCTTTCTCTAGCTTTTCGTGAAACTCTTTACTATCAACACTCATGAAATCAAGTCCTCTCGGTACTATCCAAATTTGATCATCTCACGACCAACCATTTCTGGCGTCTTACCTTGCAGCAATGGCTCCAAAGTGGCGCGAATGCGGTCAGCCGAAGGGGGACACCCCGGCATAAAGATATCAATCGGAATGACCTCATGCACAGGGAGCACCCGGTCCAACAATTCGGGCACAATGCCCGGGGCATTGGGAAAATGCGGGTTTTCGTCTGCCAGCTCAATGTAGCCGCGTTCGAGCACCGGTTCGGCGGTTTTGTTGCCCATCATGTTGCGCATGGCGGGCACGTTAGCCGTTACCGCGCAGTCCCCAAAGGAGATCAGGGTTTTGGTTTTGCGGCGAATTTCCAGGGCGAGCTCTAGATTTTCTTCGTTGGCGATCGCCCCTTCCACCAGGCAGACATCGACGCCTTCGGGATACTCCTTCAGGTCAGTACCCACGGGGCTGAACACCACGTCCACGAGCCCTGCCAGGTCGATCAAAAACTCGTCCAAATCGAGAAAGGACATATGGCAACCGGAGCAACCCGCCAGCCAAACCGTCGCAAACTTTATCTTGTCCATTGTTGCTTCTCCCGTGCTGTGGTCAGGAAGGCCATCTTGCCGCGATCGCCCTCTTTTTCGCCCGTGGTTTCGCCCTGGTGGAAAATGGCTCCCGTGGGGCAGGCATCGACGCATTTGCCGCAGGAGGTGCAGGCATCCACTTCGCCCCAGGGCTGATCGAGCCCCGCCACAATAAAGCAGTCAGGCCCGCGACTGCCGACATCCCAGACGTGCGCCCCTTCCACTTCGTCGCAGACTCGGACGCAGCGAGTACACATGATGCAGCGGTTGTGGTCGATGCCAAATTGGGAGTGAGACAGGTCGCAGCCGCGATCGGGGAAGCGGTAGCTAAAGCGAGAATGATCCATCCCCACTTCCACCGCCACATCCTGCAATTCGCAGTTGCCGTTCGCCACGCAGATGGAACAAACGTGATTCCCTTCCGCGAAAATTAGCTCCACCGTCATCCGGCGATAATTTTGCAACTTTTCGGTCTGAGTGTGAATCACCATGCCTTCGGCGGCGGCGGTGACACAGGCAGGCAATAGCTTCGGCGTGCCCTCGGCTTCGACAATGCAGAGGCGACAAGCCCCAACATCATGCACCCCTTCCATGTGGCACAGCGTCGGAATGGGAACGCCCGCTTCTTTGGCCGCATCCAAAATCGTTTTGCCCGCCTCAATGGCGATCTCTTTGCCGTCAATTGTGAGGGTATTAACTGCCATAATTCATATCTCCATTGAGTCGGCTATACAGACACCGGCTTGGCTTCGGCGGCGTGCCCATTCAGGTAGGCAGGCTGCACCAACAGCGAGGTGTACTCTTCGGGGAAATAGCGCAGAGTGCTCAGCACCGGGTTCGGGGCGGTCATGCCCAGGCCGCAGAGGCTGGTTTCCTGCACCATGTAAGAAAGCTGCTTTAACTGCTCCAGGTCGGCTTCTGTTGCCTGCCCTTTGAGAATCTTGGTCAACAGGTCGTAAAGCTGCACCGTGCCCGTGCGGCAGGGCACACACTTGCCACAGGTTTCCTCCCGGCAAAACTCCATGTAGAAGTGGGCGATTTCGACCATGCTGGTGTTTTGATCCATCACCACCATGCCGCCCGAGCCCATCATGGAGCCCACCGCTTTTAGCGAGTCGTAATCTACGGGCGTGTCGAGCAGATCTTTGGGAATGCAGCCGCCAGAGGGGCCACCCGTTTGCACCGCTTTGACTTCGCCATCGGGGACGCCGCCACCCATCTCTTCCACAATCGTGCGGAGGGTGATGCCCATTGGCACTTCGATCAGGCCGTTATTGCGGATGTTGCCCGTGAGGGCGAAGATTTTGGTGCCTTTGCTGTTCTCGGTGCCGATGCTGGCATACCATTCCGCCCCTTGCTTGATGATGTGGGCAATGTTGGCAAAGGATTCCACGTTGTTGATCAGCGTCGGACAGTCATACAGCCCGGACTGAGCGGGATACGGCGGTCGCGGCACCGGATTCCCCCGCGCCCCTTCGATGGATTGAATCAGGGCCGTTTCTTCGCCACAGACGAAGGCCCCGGCCCCGATACGAATATCGACTTTGAAATCAAAGGGGGAATCGAAGATCTGGCTACCCATCAAACCGTACTTTTTCGCCTGCTTGATGGCTTTTTGTAAGCGGGAAATGGCGAGGGGATATTCGGCCCGGACGTAGACGTAGCCGTGGTCAGCCCCGACAGCATAGCCCGCGATCGCCATCCCTTCCAGCACTAAATGGGGATCGCTCTCCAATACGCTGCGATCCATAAACGCGCCGGGGTCGCCCTCGTCGCCGTTGCAGATAATGTACTTCTGGCCTGCTGGCATTTTGGCGACGGTGGCCCACTTCAATCCGGTGGGATAGCCACCCCCACCCCGACCCCGCAGACCGCTGTCAGACACTTCCTTCACCACATCGGCGGGCGTCATGTCATGCACGACTTTGTACAGCGATTCGTAGCCCCCGACCGCGATATATTCTTCAATGCTTTCGGGGTCGATTTTGCCACTGTGCTTGCGCACCACCGGGGTTTGATAGGCAAAAAACGGATGCTCCGGATCGAGCTGCTCGGCCTCGGTGCTGCCTGCTCCTAAAGTCGTCGCCACGAGGCTCTCGGCTTCTTCGGGTTTCACCTGGGCGTACAGTTGATTGTCGGGATCAACCTGCACTAGCGGTCCTTGGCCGCAAAAGCCCATACAGCCCACGCTGACGACTTCAAGGCGATCGCCACAATCATGCTCTTTGACCGCTGCCTTGAGATTGTTATAAACCTCATTGGCGCTGGCCGCACGACAACCCGTCGAGGTGCAGCAGTGCAGTCGGATCGGGCGTTGACGCTCTTTTTCTTGTTGGGCAACTTCTCTGAGTTCGGTTATGTCCATATGCCCGTCTCCTGTATGGGTCTGGAATCAGTCAGGAATGGATGGTTGTGATGGAATGCGAGAACAAGGTATTTGGGAAAGAACCTCACCTAGCCTCTCCTTCGCAAGGAGAGGAACCGAAGTTGGGAACCTCACCTAGCCTCTCCTTGATAAGGGGAGGGACCGGATTGCGGTTGGAAGAATCTGGTTATGTCCCTATCAGGATTGGACTCAACCTCTCCTTGATAAGGAGAGGTGCCGCAGGCGGTGAGGTCATCAGCACCTTCAGCCACCCACCAATCCACCTTGCAGTGAGTCTCAAGCTCGCAATTCGTTGATTTTGGCGATCGCCCCTTCAGCTTGCTGCTTACCCGCGACTTCACCGTCATAAACAATCGCCGGAGCAATGCCACAAGCGCCAATACAGCGAGCCGACATCAGCGAAATTTTGCCATCCGCCGTAGTTTCGCCCTCTTCGATGCCGAGTTCGGCCTTCAGGGCCTCCATAATTTTGCCTGCCCCTTTGACATAGCAAGCCGTGCCCGTACAGACGACACAGTTGTGTTCGCCATTGGGCTTCAGGCTAAAGAGATGGTAAAACGTTGCCACGCCATACACACGGCTGAGGGGTAATTTCAGACCGTGCGCGACGTGTACCAGCACGTCTTCATCCAAATAGCCAAACGCCTCTTGGGCCGCGTGGAGCACTTCGATCAGCGCATCTGGTTGAAACTGATTGCGCTTCATCGTCACATCCAGACGTTTGAAGCGGAGATCGCCTTGGTCTTTCTTTTTGTCCTTAGGGACAACTCCCTCGGCTTGGGCCAGCGTTTCGGTCTTCGAGACAGCGGCAGTAGTGGGCATAGCAAACCCTCACTTGAGCATCAGCCCGGTCGGCCCAACTTCACGAGACCGACGCAGTTACCTACCGTGGTATCCGACAAGATTGATCCCCGGTCAAAGCCACAGACATTTTTAACGTTCGCGCACGGAAAAGTTACGCTTCTTAGAAAATATATTCGTCGCAGTTTAAGGAACTTTAGCTGCGGCGGTTTCGGCCAAGCAGCCATTACCGTCGGCTTACAACGGCACAAAAAAAGAGGGGCGATCGCCCCTCTCCTCGACAAAAGCTAATTGTTAGCGCATCAACGAATGTCGTTTACGACTCCACCAGCTTGACCTTGCGCGCCAATCCCAGCGCTTGCAAGACGCGAATGTGTATCCAGGTGATATCAAATTCGTACCATTTCAAACCGTGCCGTGCCGAATGCTGGTAAGCGTGGTGATTATTGTGCCAACCTTCGCCATAGGTGACCAATGCCACCCACCAGCAATTCGTCGACGTATCGTCAGTGTCATAGGTGCGGTAGCCAAACTTGTGCGTAGCGCTATTCACAAACCAGGTGCAGTGGTACACCACCACCAAGCGCACAAAAATGCCCCAAATTACGAATGGCCAGCCGCCCAATAAGTAAAGGATGACGCCCAAGGGCACCTGCATGAGCAAGAAGTATTTCTCAAAAAACTTGTAAACCGGATCATCCGCAATGTCGCGAGTGAATTTATCGATTTCCGCCTTGGCTGGCACGTCTCGCAGCAGCCATCCCATGTGGCTCCACCAAAAGCCTTTCCCGGCATCGTGGTGGTCATTAGGCTTATCAGAATAACGATGATGATGACGGTGTAGACCAATCCACACAATTGGCCCGTGCTGGCAAGCTAAGGTGCCACAAACCACAAAGAAATATTCGAGCCACTTGGGCACTTCAAAACTTTTGTGCGCAATCAGACGGTGCCACCCCAGGGTAATGCCCAGGCAACCGGTGATCCAGTGTAAGACTAGCGCCACGCCAACGGCGGCCCAAGTCGTATTTCCAGGAATAAAAGCTAATAAAGCTAGCCCATGAACGGCCACCATAAATAAGGCGGTAGGCCAATCAATAGCGGGTTTTTCTAAATTTCTTATAGCTGTGGTCATTCGCAATTTCTCAGCATTTGGACAGAAACACACAAACTCGCGAGAGAATATTCTCTGAAAGAGAATTCCTTACCCAATGAAGTTTGCAGATCAGACACTCGCACTCAACGACATACTCTCCCAACGGTTTGGGGAGATTGATCAACAGGTCAAAACCAACCTGAGTCGAGTCTTGGCAGCAATGCGACGACACCGGGTTGGCAGTCACCATTTTGCCAGTGTGTCGGGATATGGTCACAACGACTTGGGTCGTGACACCCTCGATCGCGTCTTCGCCGATGTCATGCAGGCCGAAGCTGCCGCTGTACGGGTACAGCTCGTCTCCGGCACCCACGCGATCGCGTGTGCTTTGTATGGCGTATTACGCCCCGGTGACGAACTGTTGGCCGTGGCAGGCTCACCCTATGACACTTTAGAAGAAGTGATCGGACTTCGCAGCAATCACCAAGGTTCCCTTAAGGAATTTGGTATTACCTATCGTGAATTATCGCTTACTGCGGACGGTTCCGTTGACTGGGATCACCTGGGGGAATCCGTCACTCCGAAAACCCGGATGGTCTTAATTCAGCGATCGTGCGGCTACAGCTGGCGGCGCAGCCTTGCGATCGCCGACATTGAGCGCATCGTTCAGATTGTCAAATCACAGAACCCCAATACTATTTGTTTTGTCGATAACTGCTATGGGGAATTTGTGGAAGATCGGGAACCCACATCCGTCGGTGCGGATTTGATGGCCGGATCGATGATCAAAAACCCTGGCGGCACGATCGCCACCACCGGCGGCTACCTCGCCGGACGAGAAGATTTGGTGGAAATGGCCCTCTGTCGGCTCACTGCCCCCGGCATCGGCAGCAGCGGCGGCTCCAGCCTCGACCAAAACCGCCTCTTCTTTCAAGGCTTGTTTCTCGCGCCGCAGATGGTCGGCGAAGCCATGAAAGGCAACGCCCTTATCGCCCACACCTTTGACCAGCTCGGCTATCCCGTGAATCCCCCTGCGGATGCTCGCCAGCGCGACGTGATCCAGGCCATTAAGCTGGGCTCCCCCGAAAAGCTGATCGCCTTCTGCAAGGCCATTCA is a genomic window of Leptolyngbya iicbica LK containing:
- the hoxU gene encoding bidirectional hydrogenase complex protein HoxU, whose product is MAVNTLTIDGKEIAIEAGKTILDAAKEAGVPIPTLCHMEGVHDVGACRLCIVEAEGTPKLLPACVTAAAEGMVIHTQTEKLQNYRRMTVELIFAEGNHVCSICVANGNCELQDVAVEVGMDHSRFSYRFPDRGCDLSHSQFGIDHNRCIMCTRCVRVCDEVEGAHVWDVGSRGPDCFIVAGLDQPWGEVDACTSCGKCVDACPTGAIFHQGETTGEKEGDRGKMAFLTTAREKQQWTR
- a CDS encoding NuoF family protein, with translation MDITELREVAQQEKERQRPIRLHCCTSTGCRAASANEVYNNLKAAVKEHDCGDRLEVVSVGCMGFCGQGPLVQVDPDNQLYAQVKPEEAESLVATTLGAGSTEAEQLDPEHPFFAYQTPVVRKHSGKIDPESIEEYIAVGGYESLYKVVHDMTPADVVKEVSDSGLRGRGGGGYPTGLKWATVAKMPAGQKYIICNGDEGDPGAFMDRSVLESDPHLVLEGMAIAGYAVGADHGYVYVRAEYPLAISRLQKAIKQAKKYGLMGSQIFDSPFDFKVDIRIGAGAFVCGEETALIQSIEGARGNPVPRPPYPAQSGLYDCPTLINNVESFANIAHIIKQGAEWYASIGTENSKGTKIFALTGNIRNNGLIEVPMGITLRTIVEEMGGGVPDGEVKAVQTGGPSGGCIPKDLLDTPVDYDSLKAVGSMMGSGGMVVMDQNTSMVEIAHFYMEFCREETCGKCVPCRTGTVQLYDLLTKILKGQATEADLEQLKQLSYMVQETSLCGLGMTAPNPVLSTLRYFPEEYTSLLVQPAYLNGHAAEAKPVSV
- the hoxE gene encoding bidirectional hydrogenase complex protein HoxE; the encoded protein is MPTTAAVSKTETLAQAEGVVPKDKKKDQGDLRFKRLDVTMKRNQFQPDALIEVLHAAQEAFGYLDEDVLVHVAHGLKLPLSRVYGVATFYHLFSLKPNGEHNCVVCTGTACYVKGAGKIMEALKAELGIEEGETTADGKISLMSARCIGACGIAPAIVYDGEVAGKQQAEGAIAKINELRA
- a CDS encoding Ni/Fe hydrogenase subunit alpha — protein: MSKTVVIDPITRIEGHAKISVMLDDAGEVTDTRFHVVEYRGFEKFCEGRPFTEMAGITARICGICPVSHLICAAKTGDKILAVKIPKAADKLRRLLNLGQITQSHALSFFHLSSPDFLLGWDSDPAKRNVFGLIAADPDLARAGIRLRQFGQQVIEILGGRKIHAAWTVPGGVRSPLSAEGRSWILERLPESLETAQKGLDIFKQLINGPMKEEVQVFGQFPSLFMSLVGKGGAWEHYDGHLRFTDSEGNIVQDNLSEDDYADFVGEAVEDWSYLKFPYYKALGYPDGLYRVGPLARLNNCTHIDTPKANAELQEFRNYAGGIPTSSFLYHYARLIEILACLEKIEEYMDDPELMSDRCRAEAGVNELEAIGVSEAPRGTLFHHYKVDENGLLEKVNLIIATGNNNLAMNKTVKQIAQHYIHGEEIQEGFLNRVEAGIRCYDPCLSCSTHAAGQMPLDIQIYNAQGEVIRQVVRD
- a CDS encoding acyl-CoA desaturase, which produces MTTAIRNLEKPAIDWPTALFMVAVHGLALLAFIPGNTTWAAVGVALVLHWITGCLGITLGWHRLIAHKSFEVPKWLEYFFVVCGTLACQHGPIVWIGLHRHHHRYSDKPNDHHDAGKGFWWSHMGWLLRDVPAKAEIDKFTRDIADDPVYKFFEKYFLLMQVPLGVILYLLGGWPFVIWGIFVRLVVVYHCTWFVNSATHKFGYRTYDTDDTSTNCWWVALVTYGEGWHNNHHAYQHSARHGLKWYEFDITWIHIRVLQALGLARKVKLVES
- a CDS encoding aminotransferase class I/II-fold pyridoxal phosphate-dependent enzyme, with product MKFADQTLALNDILSQRFGEIDQQVKTNLSRVLAAMRRHRVGSHHFASVSGYGHNDLGRDTLDRVFADVMQAEAAAVRVQLVSGTHAIACALYGVLRPGDELLAVAGSPYDTLEEVIGLRSNHQGSLKEFGITYRELSLTADGSVDWDHLGESVTPKTRMVLIQRSCGYSWRRSLAIADIERIVQIVKSQNPNTICFVDNCYGEFVEDREPTSVGADLMAGSMIKNPGGTIATTGGYLAGREDLVEMALCRLTAPGIGSSGGSSLDQNRLFFQGLFLAPQMVGEAMKGNALIAHTFDQLGYPVNPPADARQRDVIQAIKLGSPEKLIAFCKAIQQHSPVDSYVEPIPAGMPGYDSELVMAGGTFIDGSTSELSADGPLREPYVVYCQGGTHWTHVALALDAAVAAIGNAKSE
- a CDS encoding Calvin cycle protein CP12, with amino-acid sequence MSVDSKEFHEKLEKARADARAICAEKGDSSPDCAAAWDVVEEMQAEVSHQHQNPEKTSFDKYLEENPDAPEARIYED
- a CDS encoding oxidoreductase, whose translation is MDKIKFATVWLAGCSGCHMSFLDLDEFLIDLAGLVDVVFSPVGTDLKEYPEGVDVCLVEGAIANEENLELALEIRRKTKTLISFGDCAVTANVPAMRNMMGNKTAEPVLERGYIELADENPHFPNAPGIVPELLDRVLPVHEVIPIDIFMPGCPPSADRIRATLEPLLQGKTPEMVGREMIKFG